A section of the Marinoscillum sp. 108 genome encodes:
- a CDS encoding bifunctional riboflavin kinase/FAD synthetase — protein MKLIDDLSQFTAPAYSVVTSGTFDGVHVGHQKILQKIVQEARKRGGKSIVLTFWPHPRFVLKKDAGDLKLLTTFEEKVELLAQNGIDYLVKIPFTKEFSELTSDQFIRQVLVEKLNTKLLVIGYDHRFGKNREGGFDYLMEHSGEYGFAIKEISRKDIEDVGVSSTLIRNSLAEGNIHIANDFLGRPYSLSGFVKDGDRIGRSIGFPTANIDVPEAYKLIPADGAYAVLVSLEGQKFQGMLNIGQRPTVSGEERRIEVNLFNFDADIYNQRLTIEFIKLLRTERKFESIERLKEQLSLDKLEAIRILNQQS, from the coding sequence ATGAAACTGATTGATGACCTTTCTCAGTTCACTGCACCGGCATATTCGGTAGTGACCAGCGGCACTTTCGATGGGGTGCATGTGGGACATCAGAAGATTCTTCAAAAAATTGTGCAGGAAGCACGAAAGAGGGGTGGTAAGAGCATTGTGCTCACGTTCTGGCCACATCCACGGTTTGTCTTGAAAAAGGATGCCGGTGACCTGAAGCTGTTGACAACTTTCGAGGAGAAAGTGGAGCTATTGGCTCAAAATGGCATAGACTATTTAGTCAAAATACCTTTCACTAAAGAATTCTCAGAGCTCACCTCAGACCAGTTCATCAGGCAAGTGCTCGTGGAAAAGCTCAATACAAAGCTGTTGGTGATCGGTTATGACCACAGATTTGGAAAAAACAGAGAAGGTGGCTTTGACTATCTAATGGAACATTCAGGTGAGTATGGTTTTGCCATCAAGGAAATATCCCGAAAAGATATAGAGGATGTGGGGGTAAGCTCCACCCTGATTAGAAACTCTCTTGCCGAGGGCAACATTCACATTGCTAACGATTTTCTGGGAAGGCCATACAGTCTTTCCGGTTTTGTGAAAGATGGTGATAGGATTGGCCGGAGTATTGGATTCCCAACGGCTAATATCGACGTACCGGAAGCTTACAAACTCATTCCGGCGGATGGAGCCTATGCAGTGTTGGTGAGTCTTGAGGGGCAGAAATTTCAGGGAATGCTAAACATTGGTCAGCGCCCTACAGTTTCTGGTGAGGAGCGCAGGATTGAAGTAAATCTGTTTAATTTTGATGCTGATATCTATAATCAACGCCTCACGATTGAGTTCATTAAGTTATTGAGGACGGAGAGAAAATTTGAAAGTATTGAGCGGTTGAAAGAGCAACTCTCTCTGGATAAACTGGAAGCAATTCGGATTTTAAACCAACAGTCATGA
- the truB gene encoding tRNA pseudouridine(55) synthase TruB, whose product MDLNAYTEGQILLIDKPLTWTSFDVVKKLRYALKVKKIGHAGTLDPLASGLLLIGTGKFTKKLNELQGLDKTYEGIITIGKTTPSYDLETDFDSETDISHLTKEDLQAAALKLTGPIAQVPPAHSAVKVNGERAYKKARKNIEVKLDPRSITIHEFQLLKVEGADVHFHISCSKGTYIRSIARDFGEILGVGGHLSSLRRTSIGEYQVSDAEDLEAFVAKVRDDETD is encoded by the coding sequence ATGGATTTAAATGCCTACACAGAAGGACAAATACTGCTCATAGACAAGCCGCTGACCTGGACTTCCTTTGATGTGGTGAAAAAACTGCGCTACGCACTAAAGGTCAAGAAAATCGGGCATGCAGGCACCTTGGATCCTTTGGCTTCAGGTTTGCTGTTGATCGGTACAGGCAAGTTCACCAAAAAACTGAATGAGCTACAGGGGCTTGATAAAACCTACGAGGGTATTATCACCATCGGAAAAACCACTCCATCCTATGACCTGGAGACAGATTTTGACTCTGAGACTGATATTAGTCACTTGACCAAGGAGGACCTTCAGGCAGCAGCGCTGAAGCTTACAGGCCCCATAGCGCAGGTGCCACCGGCTCACTCTGCGGTGAAGGTGAATGGGGAGCGGGCATATAAGAAAGCCAGAAAGAATATCGAAGTAAAGCTGGATCCTCGAAGTATCACCATCCATGAGTTTCAATTGTTGAAGGTGGAGGGTGCTGATGTTCATTTTCACATTAGCTGTTCCAAAGGAACCTATATCCGTAGTATCGCCAGGGATTTCGGTGAAATACTGGGAGTGGGAGGACATCTTTCCAGTCTGAGACGAACCAGTATTGGCGAGTACCAGGTGAGTGATGCTGAGGATTTGGAAGCGTTTGTTGCCAAAGTTCGTGACGATGAAACTGATTGA
- a CDS encoding undecaprenyl-diphosphate phosphatase has translation MTWIEALILGIIQGLTEFLPVSSSGHLEMGTVLLGVKSEENLLFAVIVHAATALSTIVVFRKDIGEIIAGLFQFKWNESWDFGIKIIISMIPVGIVGVFFEDEITALFTGNLLLVGSMLLVTSALLFFSHFKKNNEKPVSKPHALIIGLAQAVAILPGISRSGATIATALLLGVEKNKATRFSFLMVLIPILGASMLKLKDYFEAPAAYEGLSGPSMVVGFLAAFLAGYVACKWMIGIVRKGKLTYFAAYCLVIGLIAIISQIWI, from the coding sequence ATGACCTGGATTGAGGCGTTAATTCTTGGGATTATTCAGGGATTAACTGAGTTTTTGCCAGTGAGCAGTAGCGGACATCTGGAGATGGGTACGGTGCTGTTGGGGGTAAAGTCAGAGGAAAACTTGCTGTTTGCAGTTATTGTGCATGCGGCTACCGCATTGAGCACCATTGTGGTTTTTAGGAAAGATATTGGGGAGATCATTGCAGGCTTGTTTCAGTTCAAATGGAACGAATCCTGGGATTTTGGCATCAAAATCATTATTTCTATGATTCCGGTTGGCATTGTAGGGGTGTTTTTCGAAGATGAAATTACCGCCCTTTTTACCGGAAACCTGTTGCTGGTAGGGAGTATGCTATTGGTCACCTCGGCACTGCTGTTCTTTTCGCATTTCAAAAAGAATAACGAGAAGCCTGTGAGCAAGCCGCACGCTCTTATCATTGGACTGGCTCAGGCAGTGGCCATTCTACCCGGTATTTCCAGATCTGGAGCCACCATTGCCACTGCATTGCTCCTGGGTGTCGAAAAGAACAAAGCCACACGATTTTCATTTTTGATGGTGCTCATTCCCATATTGGGAGCAAGCATGTTGAAGCTAAAAGACTACTTTGAAGCCCCTGCTGCATATGAGGGGCTATCAGGACCTTCCATGGTGGTAGGGTTCCTGGCAGCATTCCTGGCAGGCTACGTAGCATGCAAATGGATGATTGGTATTGTGAGAAAAGGTAAACTCACCTACTTCGCGGCATATTGTCTGGTTATTGGACTCATTGCCATTATTTCTCAGATATGGATTTAA
- a CDS encoding DUF3098 domain-containing protein, whose translation MSDQHKFAFQKANYIIMLAGVLTLVIGFFIMASDSEPYGFGFLGLTLGPIVVMLGFLIEFVAIFYKGKKSESDSQ comes from the coding sequence ATGTCAGACCAACATAAATTCGCCTTTCAAAAGGCCAATTATATCATCATGCTCGCCGGAGTACTTACTCTGGTGATAGGTTTTTTCATCATGGCTTCAGATAGCGAACCCTACGGCTTTGGTTTTCTCGGCCTTACGCTCGGACCAATAGTGGTGATGCTTGGTTTTTTGATTGAGTTCGTAGCCATCTTTTACAAAGGGAAGAAATCAGAATCAGATAGCCAATAA
- a CDS encoding ABC transporter permease — protein MEQKTRTKRKLGSYPFVSVTFSITLALFVIGLFGLMALHANKLTNIIQENIELQVFLNKQISAGEVSKINRTIGSKAYVIKENNEPRIRLVTKDEAAAQFIEDTGEDFKEFLGDNPLRDVLIINVKTTYQSADSLKMIKKDIEKMSGVYEVSYVESLVESINENLAKIGVILIGFFTILLIVVVILINNTIKLALFSQRFLIRSMQLVGATSGFIRKPFLKRSIWYGFLAGLFSSLMLLALLMYANQRIEDIRALQDFKNLGILFGGLIVLGITVGLLSTYRAVKKYLQMSLDELY, from the coding sequence ATGGAACAGAAAACCCGTACAAAAAGGAAATTAGGGAGCTATCCCTTCGTGAGTGTTACGTTTAGCATCACGTTGGCACTCTTTGTCATTGGTCTATTTGGCCTGATGGCTTTGCATGCCAATAAGTTGACAAACATCATTCAGGAAAACATAGAATTGCAGGTCTTTTTGAATAAACAGATTTCTGCTGGCGAGGTGAGTAAGATCAATCGCACCATAGGCTCCAAAGCCTATGTCATCAAAGAAAATAACGAACCAAGAATAAGACTTGTTACCAAAGACGAGGCAGCCGCCCAGTTCATTGAAGATACCGGAGAGGATTTCAAGGAGTTTTTGGGAGATAACCCACTTCGTGATGTGCTGATCATCAATGTGAAAACGACCTATCAGTCGGCCGATTCACTGAAAATGATCAAGAAGGACATAGAGAAGATGAGTGGAGTCTACGAAGTGTCTTACGTAGAATCCCTGGTTGAGAGTATCAATGAAAACCTGGCCAAGATTGGCGTCATATTAATCGGATTTTTCACGATTCTGCTCATTGTAGTGGTTATCCTGATCAATAATACCATCAAATTGGCCTTATTCTCCCAGCGCTTTCTTATTCGCAGTATGCAGCTTGTAGGCGCCACTTCCGGATTCATTCGAAAGCCTTTTCTCAAACGCTCGATTTGGTATGGTTTTCTGGCCGGTCTTTTTTCATCTTTAATGCTCCTGGCGCTGCTGATGTATGCCAACCAGCGTATCGAGGACATCAGAGCGCTTCAGGATTTCAAGAATTTAGGAATACTTTTCGGAGGATTAATCGTTTTAGGAATTACCGTGGGCCTTTTGAGTACCTACCGGGCAGTTAAAAAATATTTACAAATGTCATTAGACGAACTTTACTAG
- a CDS encoding RNA polymerase sigma factor, translated as MKDSEILEKIAKGDETALDYLYKKYYRMMTNLVLKNNGTEEEAKDVYQEALLAFWQKAISGKLVLTSKISTFLYSICLNQWRKELDRKSRLSNEEVDSEEFQGHDQNERYKIVMQCISELGDTCKRILTYYYFDGLNMTDIAEKLNFANTDTAKTKKYKCKKKLDSLIKARYTTTDFFD; from the coding sequence ATGAAGGATAGTGAGATTCTTGAGAAAATTGCAAAAGGAGACGAGACAGCCCTTGACTATCTGTACAAGAAGTACTACAGGATGATGACCAATCTTGTCCTGAAGAACAACGGTACAGAAGAAGAAGCTAAGGATGTGTATCAGGAAGCGCTTTTGGCATTTTGGCAAAAGGCAATAAGTGGGAAGCTGGTGTTGACCTCAAAGATTAGCACCTTTCTCTATAGCATTTGCCTGAACCAGTGGAGAAAGGAATTAGACAGGAAGAGCAGGTTATCCAATGAAGAGGTGGATAGCGAAGAGTTTCAGGGGCATGACCAGAATGAGCGATACAAGATAGTCATGCAATGTATCAGTGAACTTGGCGATACCTGCAAGAGAATATTGACATACTATTACTTTGATGGTCTGAATATGACCGACATAGCGGAAAAATTGAATTTTGCTAACACGGACACAGCCAAGACCAAAAAATATAAGTGTAAGAAGAAATTAGATAGTTTAATAAAAGCACGATATACCACAACCGACTTTTTTGATTAA
- the pdeM gene encoding ligase-associated DNA damage response endonuclease PdeM, whose product MRSDLEIKGSEHQFHLKGQSLVLSCDRSIFWEDHSALVVSDLHLGKAGHFRKHGIPVPSQIHISDLQRVNSLIEIYRPERILFLGDLFHSDQNDEWQDFMHWSNFHSDIEQILILGNHDILDPSQYGHTRVRLCEEYMHGPFEFTHETRRSKAYNISGHIHPSIRLSGLARQGVTLPCFYFGQDHALLPAFGEFTGNHPIRARAGDQVFAIGEDLLIGLVG is encoded by the coding sequence ATGCGGAGTGATCTGGAGATAAAAGGTTCTGAACATCAGTTTCATCTCAAAGGGCAGTCTTTGGTGTTGAGTTGTGATCGTTCCATTTTCTGGGAGGATCACTCGGCGCTTGTGGTGTCCGATCTGCATTTGGGTAAAGCCGGTCATTTCAGAAAACACGGGATTCCTGTGCCTTCACAGATTCATATCTCAGACCTTCAGCGGGTCAATTCCCTGATTGAAATATATCGCCCAGAGCGCATTCTATTTCTTGGGGACCTTTTTCATAGTGACCAAAACGATGAGTGGCAGGATTTTATGCACTGGTCCAATTTTCATTCCGACATAGAACAGATCCTGATTTTGGGGAATCATGATATTTTGGATCCTTCTCAGTATGGTCACACGAGGGTGCGGTTATGCGAAGAATACATGCACGGTCCCTTCGAATTCACCCATGAAACACGCCGGTCAAAGGCCTACAATATATCAGGTCATATCCACCCATCCATCAGGCTCAGTGGCCTGGCCAGGCAAGGGGTTACGTTACCATGTTTTTACTTTGGGCAAGACCATGCCTTGCTTCCGGCTTTTGGAGAATTTACCGGAAACCACCCGATTCGCGCCCGCGCCGGAGATCAGGTTTTTGCAATTGGCGAAGATCTTTTGATAGGGTTGGTGGGGTAA
- a CDS encoding DUF2147 domain-containing protein, translated as MRQIFILPLFFSLISVQAQSVTGLWKTIDDETGKPRSIVQIEERDGQIFGTIVRLFRSPDEEQDPVCKVCPGKRKNQKIIGMEIISGLSYDQDDEEYGGGEILDPESGNVYDCKIWLSEDGTLKVRGYVMFLYRTQTWLPYAE; from the coding sequence ATGAGACAAATTTTCATTCTCCCTCTTTTTTTTAGCCTGATATCAGTACAGGCCCAGTCAGTTACTGGACTATGGAAGACCATTGATGATGAGACTGGTAAGCCCCGATCAATCGTACAAATAGAAGAACGCGATGGTCAGATTTTCGGTACCATTGTGCGCTTGTTTAGATCCCCGGATGAGGAGCAGGATCCTGTGTGTAAGGTGTGCCCCGGGAAGCGCAAAAACCAGAAAATTATCGGAATGGAAATCATCTCTGGATTGAGTTACGATCAGGATGATGAGGAGTATGGTGGTGGAGAGATTCTGGACCCGGAGAGTGGCAATGTGTATGACTGCAAAATTTGGCTGAGTGAGGATGGAACCCTAAAAGTGCGTGGATACGTCATGTTTTTATACCGAACCCAGACATGGCTCCCTTATGCGGAGTGA
- a CDS encoding ligase-associated DNA damage response DEXH box helicase — MKDELEPALAWFKSRGWEPFDFQKETWQAYLSGHSGLLNAPTGSGKTYALWIPCVLEFLRDHDPSEVTPELRILWVTPLRALAKDIQRAMQAVCDEMDLRWTVGLRTGDTTTSERQRQKKIAPQALVITPESIHVLFSQSDYPNFFKGVKAIIVDEWHEILGTKRGVATELAISRLKHITESKLKVWAISATIGNLPQAKRVILGEDAYKEGVVIKSRLEKKVEVESVLPDEVEKFPWTGHLGTKLLPKILPIILKSKTTLLFTNTRSQTELWYQAILKFAPELSGIIAMHHGSMDHDIRGWVEDALHAEKLKLVVCTSSLDLGVDFRPVDTVIQIGGPKGVSRFFQRAGRSGHQPGATSKIYFVPTHSLELIEGAALREAIEEGMFESRNPLQKSLDVLVQYLVTLAVSGGFRPLQILEGVRQTYSYRLLTAEEWSWCLDFITTGGKTLGQYDEFARVYNDDGVYKIINKKAATRHKLSIGTIVGDPALKVKFITGGHIGTIEESFVSRLNVGDTFWFSGRNLEFVRIKDLTVLVRKSNKKSGLTPQWMGGRLPLSSMLAFKIREKLDGAIGGDYSSVEMQTIRPILDLQSRWSMIPSSKQLLIEKTKTRFGHHIFIFPFEGMFVHEVLAGVIAMRISRIRPISFSISMNDYGFEMLSDQEVPIEEALELDLFSEENLIPDIYESINMTEMAQRKFRDVATIAGLIFQGYPGKNIKSRHLQASSGILFKVFEEYDQGNLLVRQSMEEVMTLQLEHSRLFEAVRRINQQTIILKETIKPTPFAFPILVDMFRRQKLTSEQLADRIRKMQIQLERAAAK; from the coding sequence TTGAAAGATGAATTAGAACCGGCACTGGCCTGGTTTAAATCCAGAGGATGGGAACCATTTGACTTTCAAAAGGAGACCTGGCAGGCATATCTCAGCGGTCATAGTGGCTTGCTCAACGCGCCCACGGGCAGCGGAAAAACCTACGCCCTCTGGATTCCATGTGTTTTGGAGTTTCTGAGGGATCATGATCCTTCCGAGGTTACTCCAGAATTGCGGATTTTATGGGTCACCCCACTGAGGGCACTAGCCAAGGATATTCAGCGTGCCATGCAGGCTGTCTGTGATGAAATGGATCTTCGGTGGACCGTAGGTCTCAGAACGGGAGATACCACTACCTCTGAACGGCAGAGGCAAAAGAAAATCGCGCCACAGGCTTTGGTAATTACTCCCGAAAGCATTCATGTTTTATTCAGTCAAAGTGATTACCCCAATTTTTTCAAGGGAGTAAAAGCCATTATCGTGGACGAGTGGCACGAGATTCTGGGTACCAAGCGTGGAGTGGCCACGGAGTTGGCCATTTCCAGACTCAAACACATTACCGAATCAAAGCTAAAGGTTTGGGCAATTTCTGCCACCATTGGTAATTTGCCCCAGGCCAAGCGGGTGATCCTCGGCGAAGACGCCTATAAGGAGGGTGTGGTGATCAAGTCCCGATTGGAAAAAAAGGTGGAGGTGGAGTCTGTCTTGCCCGATGAGGTGGAAAAATTTCCCTGGACGGGGCATTTGGGTACCAAATTACTACCCAAAATATTGCCCATCATTCTTAAGAGTAAGACCACTTTGCTTTTTACCAACACCCGCTCTCAGACAGAGCTCTGGTACCAGGCCATTCTGAAATTTGCCCCAGAGCTGTCAGGAATCATAGCCATGCACCATGGTTCTATGGATCACGACATCAGGGGCTGGGTAGAGGATGCTCTTCACGCAGAGAAACTCAAATTGGTGGTGTGTACCTCCAGTCTGGATCTGGGGGTTGATTTCCGCCCGGTAGACACTGTTATTCAGATCGGAGGGCCAAAGGGCGTGTCGCGGTTCTTTCAAAGGGCAGGCCGTAGCGGCCATCAGCCAGGAGCTACCAGTAAGATTTACTTTGTGCCCACACACTCTCTGGAGCTGATAGAGGGTGCGGCCCTTAGGGAGGCTATTGAGGAGGGAATGTTTGAAAGTAGAAATCCCTTGCAAAAAAGTTTGGATGTATTAGTGCAATATCTGGTCACCCTGGCCGTGAGTGGGGGATTCAGGCCACTACAGATACTTGAAGGGGTGCGTCAAACGTATAGTTACCGATTGTTGACGGCTGAAGAGTGGAGCTGGTGCCTTGATTTTATCACCACCGGAGGCAAAACTTTAGGTCAGTATGATGAGTTTGCCAGAGTGTATAATGATGATGGGGTTTACAAAATCATTAATAAGAAGGCGGCTACCAGGCATAAACTATCCATAGGCACTATAGTGGGGGATCCGGCCCTCAAGGTTAAGTTTATCACAGGTGGTCATATTGGTACCATTGAAGAGAGCTTCGTGTCAAGACTGAATGTAGGGGACACTTTTTGGTTTTCTGGCAGAAACCTTGAATTCGTGAGGATCAAAGACCTGACGGTACTGGTAAGGAAATCCAATAAGAAAAGTGGACTCACCCCTCAATGGATGGGGGGTAGGCTGCCTCTTTCCTCTATGCTGGCATTTAAGATCAGAGAAAAGCTGGATGGTGCTATTGGCGGTGATTATTCGTCTGTCGAGATGCAAACCATCCGACCTATCCTGGATCTGCAAAGTCGCTGGTCGATGATCCCCTCTTCCAAACAGCTCCTGATAGAGAAAACTAAAACGCGATTTGGTCATCACATTTTTATTTTCCCATTTGAGGGAATGTTTGTTCACGAGGTGCTTGCTGGTGTCATTGCCATGCGCATCAGCAGGATTAGACCCATTTCATTTTCCATTTCCATGAATGATTATGGGTTTGAAATGCTTTCTGATCAGGAAGTACCCATAGAGGAAGCACTTGAACTGGACCTCTTTTCAGAAGAAAACCTCATACCGGATATCTATGAGTCCATCAACATGACAGAGATGGCCCAGCGAAAATTTCGTGATGTGGCCACGATTGCAGGCCTGATCTTTCAGGGGTACCCCGGTAAAAACATTAAATCGCGGCATTTGCAGGCCTCTTCAGGTATTTTGTTCAAAGTATTTGAAGAATATGATCAGGGAAATTTGCTGGTTCGTCAGTCTATGGAAGAGGTGATGACCTTGCAGCTGGAGCATTCACGGCTTTTTGAAGCTGTCAGGCGAATTAACCAACAAACCATCATCTTGAAAGAGACCATTAAACCTACCCCGTTTGCATTTCCTATATTGGTGGATATGTTTCGAAGGCAAAAACTCACCTCTGAGCAGCTAGCCGATCGCATCCGGAAAATGCAAATACAGCTGGAACGTGCGGCAGCCAAATAG
- a CDS encoding DoxX family protein, which produces MKVLFEWLLSILAAFLLLQTLFYKFSGSDESVYIFTQVGMEPWGRYASGVVELLAGVLLLSQKYRAYGAVLGLGVISGALFFHLTSLGIEVLGDDGRLFYYALTVFISCILLLIMRKKDIPLIGQRF; this is translated from the coding sequence ATGAAAGTACTTTTCGAATGGCTGCTTAGTATCCTTGCAGCGTTTCTGCTTTTACAGACCTTATTTTACAAGTTTTCGGGGAGCGATGAGAGTGTATATATCTTCACTCAAGTGGGTATGGAACCCTGGGGGAGGTATGCTTCAGGTGTGGTAGAGCTTTTGGCAGGTGTGCTTTTACTCTCCCAAAAGTATAGGGCATATGGTGCTGTCTTGGGTTTGGGAGTGATCTCGGGAGCTTTGTTTTTTCACCTGACCTCCCTCGGTATTGAGGTGTTGGGCGACGATGGTCGTTTGTTCTATTATGCGCTTACTGTTTTTATCAGCTGCATACTGCTCCTGATCATGCGGAAGAAAGACATTCCGTTGATAGGACAGAGATTTTGA
- a CDS encoding response regulator: MRQSKEYTVLYVDDERANLRSFKSAFRRIYNVIIADSPLEGIEIIKENKINIVVSDHRMPELIGTDFLRKVYEHDGNIRRIILSGFVKKEDLQEANEEFGIHAYISKPWDFDHLQGIFERLLTEEKSEHIIYD; encoded by the coding sequence ATGAGACAATCAAAAGAATATACGGTACTGTACGTAGACGATGAGCGGGCAAATCTTCGAAGTTTCAAGTCTGCATTTCGAAGGATATACAACGTGATTATTGCTGATAGTCCCCTGGAAGGCATTGAGATTATCAAGGAGAATAAAATCAACATTGTGGTGTCTGACCACAGGATGCCCGAGCTGATAGGTACCGACTTCCTGAGAAAAGTATACGAGCACGACGGCAACATCCGCAGGATCATTTTGAGTGGGTTTGTAAAGAAAGAGGATTTGCAGGAAGCCAATGAGGAGTTCGGGATCCATGCCTACATCTCCAAGCCCTGGGATTTCGATCATCTCCAGGGGATTTTTGAAAGGTTACTCACCGAAGAGAAGTCTGAGCACATCATTTACGACTGA
- a CDS encoding DUF2784 domain-containing protein produces MLQFLDAFLTIFHSAFVLFVLFGWAHPKTQKAHITALLLTFLAWMLLGLYKGVIGYCPLTDWHWDVKRALGETGMSGSFVGYMIEHYLGLSFSRSFYDAITAGGLILGSLMSFLVHRKNRNSKSEASSQVA; encoded by the coding sequence ATGCTACAGTTTTTAGATGCTTTTCTGACTATTTTTCATTCGGCGTTTGTTCTGTTTGTGTTATTTGGTTGGGCTCACCCAAAAACACAGAAAGCACATATCACGGCGCTGTTGCTCACGTTTTTAGCCTGGATGCTTCTGGGCTTGTACAAGGGCGTGATTGGCTATTGCCCCCTTACTGATTGGCACTGGGATGTCAAACGTGCATTGGGGGAGACAGGAATGTCCGGTTCCTTTGTTGGTTACATGATCGAACACTATTTAGGCCTTTCATTTTCAAGAAGCTTTTATGATGCCATTACGGCAGGTGGACTTATTTTAGGATCGCTGATGTCCTTTTTGGTCCATCGAAAAAATCGGAACAGCAAATCTGAGGCTAGTAGTCAGGTTGCTTGA
- a CDS encoding ectonucleotide pyrophosphatase/phosphodiesterase, which yields MKKSVLFFVSILGTILLSRGQGVSYTDAQAQQQVIDRDNSDWAMQQGYVVLVGIDGFRYDYAQKYGAKHIQKLGQKGVKSERLLPSFPTKTFPNHYTIVTGLLPGNHGLVGNSFYSRAKQAWYHVWDREAVREVSWYAGVPLWVLAEEQGMLSASFFWVGAESPIHGVKPTYNYAYDGSMPNEHRLRQVLDWLRLPDAKRPHMIAAYFSLVDDAGHKYGPDHPRTGEAVLKVDSLIGNFMDSLDQLDLPVHVVLVSDHGMSAISHGIVLPDVADLDDAQVSYSFPPMVYQPDSAKRLKLYDQLLRVPNMDVYTRENIPDFLSFSNDDRIGDFILMTDAPTIILEKPRPVSGGTHGFDPYRNVNMGAIFYAAGPKLKSGLEVPPVENIHIYPFIAELLGLTISEPIDGDLNALQILLKQD from the coding sequence TTGAAAAAATCAGTCCTCTTCTTTGTTTCGATATTAGGTACCATCCTACTGTCTCGCGGGCAGGGAGTGTCTTACACTGATGCCCAGGCTCAGCAGCAGGTGATAGACCGAGACAACAGTGATTGGGCCATGCAGCAAGGCTATGTGGTGCTTGTAGGTATTGATGGTTTTCGATATGACTATGCACAGAAGTACGGAGCTAAGCACATACAAAAGCTGGGACAAAAAGGTGTAAAATCAGAGCGTTTACTGCCCTCATTCCCGACCAAAACATTTCCTAATCACTACACCATTGTTACAGGTCTGCTGCCTGGCAATCACGGCTTGGTGGGCAACAGTTTTTATAGCAGAGCCAAGCAGGCATGGTATCACGTTTGGGACAGAGAGGCGGTAAGAGAAGTAAGCTGGTATGCGGGTGTCCCGCTATGGGTATTGGCAGAGGAGCAGGGCATGCTTTCTGCTAGTTTCTTCTGGGTGGGTGCCGAATCACCTATTCATGGAGTAAAGCCTACCTACAACTATGCCTACGACGGGAGCATGCCAAATGAACACAGATTGCGTCAGGTACTGGATTGGCTGAGACTGCCTGATGCCAAACGTCCACACATGATTGCTGCTTATTTCTCACTCGTGGATGATGCCGGGCACAAGTACGGACCTGACCACCCCAGGACGGGAGAGGCAGTGTTGAAGGTAGATTCTTTGATTGGGAATTTTATGGATTCTTTGGATCAACTGGATTTACCAGTTCATGTGGTGCTGGTTTCTGATCACGGTATGTCTGCCATCAGCCATGGGATTGTACTGCCGGATGTGGCGGACCTTGATGATGCGCAGGTATCTTATAGCTTCCCGCCGATGGTCTACCAGCCGGACAGCGCCAAGCGACTGAAACTGTATGATCAGCTCCTTAGGGTGCCCAATATGGACGTTTATACCAGAGAAAACATCCCGGACTTCTTATCCTTTAGCAACGATGATCGGATTGGCGATTTCATACTCATGACAGACGCACCAACCATCATTTTAGAAAAGCCCAGACCTGTGTCTGGTGGCACACATGGGTTTGATCCCTACAGAAATGTGAATATGGGAGCCATCTTTTATGCCGCAGGCCCAAAGTTGAAATCTGGTTTGGAAGTACCACCCGTAGAGAATATCCACATTTATCCTTTCATTGCCGAACTACTCGGGCTGACCATTTCTGAGCCAATAGACGGTGATTTGAATGCATTGCAGATCCTATTGAAGCAAGACTAG